In Paenibacillus sp. 1781tsa1, one DNA window encodes the following:
- a CDS encoding AraC family transcriptional regulator: MRTHWFMPEPGFAGYTCYPLAYGRYIDPEHGEHRPDGIREYNLHLIFSGQGYVRTEQGNVRLVAGQGFLYAPGQAQHYYADPSNPWDVRWIHLQAYDLERLLDLRSPDKVWLFTYSGFERFEALHEQLCQLGRHYESVHEPRLSAVLYELLAELTRNSESLAGTSLLSHQDTIRSTADYIRRHCTQPLSLADMANTAGYSMYYFNRMFKSIMGVPPGRYLLDCRVLAAKKSLADSDLTVKQIASQCGFTHSSYFIRMFRTYIGMTPQQFRLLYSSSSGEADSISTED; the protein is encoded by the coding sequence ATGCGAACACATTGGTTTATGCCTGAGCCGGGATTCGCCGGGTACACCTGTTATCCGCTGGCCTATGGAAGATATATTGATCCAGAGCATGGGGAGCATCGTCCAGACGGGATACGGGAATACAATTTACATCTGATTTTCAGTGGACAGGGATATGTCAGAACAGAACAAGGAAACGTGCGGTTGGTGGCTGGGCAAGGTTTTCTATATGCACCAGGACAGGCTCAACATTACTATGCTGATCCCTCCAACCCTTGGGATGTCAGATGGATTCATTTACAAGCCTATGACCTGGAGCGGTTGCTGGACCTCCGCAGTCCCGATAAGGTTTGGCTGTTTACATATTCGGGATTCGAACGCTTCGAGGCGCTGCATGAACAATTATGCCAGCTTGGTAGACATTATGAGAGTGTACATGAACCCAGATTGTCTGCCGTGCTATATGAGTTACTGGCGGAACTTACGAGGAACTCCGAGTCGCTGGCGGGCACGTCTTTACTTAGTCATCAGGATACGATTCGTTCAACCGCCGATTACATCCGTCGTCATTGTACGCAACCGCTGAGTCTTGCCGACATGGCAAATACAGCGGGATACAGCATGTATTATTTTAATCGCATGTTCAAAAGCATCATGGGGGTTCCCCCAGGCCGTTATCTGCTGGATTGCCGTGTGCTGGCGGCGAAGAAAAGTCTGGCAGATTCAGATCTGACTGTGAAGCAGATTGCTTCCCAATGCGGTTTTACGCACAGCAGTTATTTTATTCGCATGTTTCGGACTTACATCGGAATGACGCCGCAGCAATTCAGGCTGCTCTATAGCTCAAGTAGTGGAGAGGCAGACTCCATATCAACAGAGGATTGA
- a CDS encoding beta-galactosidase — translation MNTYRPVQMGVDYYPEHWDPSLWEQDARLMADSGVRIVRVGEFAWSRMEPTDGQFEWAWLDQAIDTLHRHGLQIVIGTPTMTPPRWLTEKCPDVLPVLPNGQPYHEGIRGHRCYNSPSMRTYSARIVHKLTERYAEHAAIIGWQTDNEFSFTDCQCAACADAFLDWVRARYHTLDQINKAWGTVVWSGEYSDWEQVTPPYGGSSFQNPSFLLDYSRFQSDSIVDFQHIQVEIIRRNCPTHFVTHNFHSYPQKADQYKIGQELDFASFDYYPNPSPNKTDTAPYSGALSLDLTRGIKRRNFWIMEQLSGPPGCWFPMWRTPQPGFLRAYAWQTIARGADAVVHFRWRSATVGAEQFWHGLIDHSNVPGRRFKEFQQLCNEVNRLSERLHGSTLHNEVAILHSHDQLNALRIQPQAEGLEYYENIKVWHRALTKLGISTDVIHTLEPLDGYKIIIAPHLYLLDETTAERLQAFAAAGGILVLTHRTGVKNDNNVCVMAPLPGLLSACSGVRVTEYDPVGGDTVQIRDEQGRLYNASQWVDVLELDTAQPVAVYADQFYAESVAVTRNHWGKGEVYYVATQPEEAYLSQLLRSIAKRCNLSGIQTLPHGVQVTTRSGPNGTFRFILNLSPEPAPIELHASYTSALDGKPKGPHLELDGYALEILEIQ, via the coding sequence ATGAATACATACCGTCCCGTGCAAATGGGCGTCGATTATTATCCAGAACATTGGGACCCTTCCCTGTGGGAACAGGATGCCCGTTTAATGGCTGACAGCGGAGTGCGCATTGTGCGTGTAGGTGAGTTCGCCTGGAGCCGAATGGAGCCCACAGATGGACAATTTGAATGGGCATGGCTTGATCAAGCGATCGATACCTTACATCGTCATGGACTGCAAATTGTAATCGGTACACCCACCATGACACCGCCACGCTGGCTTACGGAAAAATGTCCTGATGTCCTGCCTGTGCTTCCAAATGGTCAACCGTATCACGAAGGCATTCGGGGTCATCGCTGTTATAACAGTCCCAGTATGCGAACGTACAGTGCAAGAATTGTGCATAAACTGACTGAGCGCTATGCCGAACATGCGGCAATCATCGGCTGGCAGACCGACAACGAATTCAGCTTCACGGATTGTCAGTGCGCCGCTTGTGCGGATGCTTTTCTCGACTGGGTTCGTGCTCGTTACCACACCCTGGATCAGATCAACAAAGCCTGGGGGACTGTGGTCTGGAGTGGTGAATATAGCGATTGGGAACAGGTTACGCCGCCGTATGGAGGCTCCTCGTTCCAGAACCCTTCATTCCTGCTGGACTACTCCCGTTTTCAATCGGATTCCATTGTAGATTTTCAACATATTCAGGTTGAGATTATTCGCCGCAATTGTCCTACGCATTTTGTCACCCATAATTTTCACAGTTATCCGCAAAAAGCGGATCAGTATAAAATCGGTCAGGAGCTGGACTTCGCTTCTTTTGATTATTATCCGAACCCTTCACCGAACAAAACAGATACCGCGCCTTACAGCGGCGCACTCTCTTTGGATCTGACACGCGGCATTAAACGCCGCAACTTCTGGATCATGGAGCAGCTGAGCGGCCCTCCGGGATGCTGGTTCCCGATGTGGCGTACACCGCAGCCCGGCTTCCTGCGTGCTTACGCTTGGCAGACGATTGCTCGTGGAGCAGATGCGGTTGTGCATTTCCGCTGGCGGAGTGCAACTGTGGGAGCAGAACAGTTCTGGCATGGGCTGATTGATCACAGCAACGTTCCAGGGAGACGTTTCAAGGAGTTTCAACAGCTATGTAACGAAGTGAACAGACTCAGTGAGCGACTGCACGGTTCAACATTGCATAATGAAGTCGCCATTCTGCATTCGCATGATCAATTGAACGCCCTTCGGATTCAGCCGCAAGCCGAAGGACTGGAATATTACGAAAATATAAAGGTCTGGCATCGCGCGTTGACCAAATTGGGCATCAGTACGGATGTTATACACACTTTGGAGCCACTGGATGGCTATAAAATCATCATTGCTCCGCACCTGTACCTGCTGGATGAGACCACAGCAGAACGTTTGCAAGCTTTTGCAGCAGCTGGGGGCATCTTGGTCTTAACCCATCGCACGGGTGTCAAGAATGACAATAATGTCTGTGTCATGGCACCGCTCCCAGGTCTGTTATCTGCCTGTAGTGGTGTGCGGGTTACCGAGTATGATCCCGTCGGCGGGGATACCGTTCAGATTCGTGACGAACAAGGCCGTCTATATAACGCTTCCCAATGGGTGGATGTACTGGAACTGGACACGGCACAGCCGGTCGCTGTGTATGCCGATCAATTTTATGCCGAAAGTGTCGCTGTCACCCGGAATCACTGGGGTAAAGGTGAGGTCTATTATGTGGCAACCCAGCCGGAAGAAGCGTACTTGAGCCAGTTATTGCGAAGCATCGCAAAACGCTGTAACCTTTCCGGAATTCAGACTTTGCCACATGGTGTACAGGTGACCACCCGCTCTGGTCCGAATGGAACGTTCCGTTTTATTCTCAATCTGAGCCCGGAACCTGCCCCCATTGAACTCCATGCTTCATATACCAGTGCATTGGACGGGAAACCGAAAGGTCCTCATCTGGAACTGGATGGTTATGCACTCGAGATCTTGGAAATTCAATAA
- a CDS encoding SOS response-associated peptidase: MCNRFSLAADLDEVRDHFKIQRVMYYYKNRYNISPTQHTPIILHQDGERVLDEFRWGFIPFWGRDAVNANLMTVHENPSYYKLVETKRCVIPCNGLYYWRQEGKKSYAVRVVMPDRGLFGIAGLYEVWKDTRKEPLRTCTMLMTGANMVTREFGSKMPAILSEEEINTWLDPANTRVTQLLPLLKSYNSTEMNLYPVTPMVANDEHDCYECVEEMDQKLAYVRSF, from the coding sequence ATGTGCAACCGTTTTTCATTGGCAGCCGATTTGGACGAAGTCAGAGATCATTTCAAGATTCAGCGAGTGATGTATTATTACAAAAACCGATACAATATCAGCCCAACCCAGCATACGCCGATTATTTTGCATCAGGATGGTGAGCGTGTATTAGATGAGTTCCGGTGGGGGTTCATTCCATTCTGGGGTCGTGATGCCGTTAACGCAAATCTCATGACGGTGCATGAGAATCCTTCCTATTACAAACTGGTAGAGACCAAGCGCTGCGTTATTCCGTGCAACGGATTGTATTACTGGCGGCAAGAGGGCAAAAAAAGTTATGCGGTTCGTGTTGTTATGCCAGATCGTGGCTTGTTTGGCATTGCTGGTTTATATGAAGTATGGAAAGACACACGGAAAGAGCCGCTTCGGACCTGCACGATGCTTATGACAGGCGCGAACATGGTTACACGCGAATTTGGCAGCAAAATGCCAGCCATTCTCTCCGAAGAAGAGATCAACACTTGGCTTGACCCGGCCAATACACGGGTGACTCAATTGTTACCGCTATTGAAATCGTATAATAGTACAGAGATGAATCTGTATCCAGTCACCCCAATGGTCGCCAACGATGAACACGACTGTTACGAGTGCGTAGAAGAGATGGATCAGAAGCTGGCCTACGTTCGGAGTTTCTGA